In Akkermansia muciniphila, one DNA window encodes the following:
- a CDS encoding glycosyltransferase has protein sequence MSDALNRHIPGLKSTLLLRRRKGIDGLEIHRPPARRAADALRRHLAHGFDILLPARRKDLPFSLNVLGMGFDTAQMEKADVVHLHWIGGRTVDFSQLRHIRRPLVYTLHDMFACTAGCHCTMDCGLFQNECRGNCPQLGAPRLFRNLPAWLFSRKRRAFGRIPSLTLVTPSLWLKREVEKSRMFPGRKIVQIYNPVDTDLFRPAEDRNAVRASLGIPPGAFVIACGATGLFNPVKGGHFIPLVLEELYRRGHRNLHLLLFGNQEKNVDYPFPSTNAGFITDMNRLAGLYSAADIFLNPTLQDVLSNVALESMACKTPSVTFRTGGVPEAVLDGKTGLVAPQGDLNQMAAHCERLILDGQLLRTLAEEGRRHAEQTFSYPVIAAQHAALYEETLRERRYKE, from the coding sequence TTGAGCGACGCTCTGAACCGGCATATTCCCGGTCTGAAATCCACCCTGCTGCTCCGGAGGCGCAAGGGAATCGACGGCCTGGAAATTCACAGGCCCCCCGCCAGAAGGGCTGCGGACGCCTTGCGCCGGCATCTGGCCCATGGATTTGACATTCTGCTGCCGGCAAGAAGAAAAGACCTGCCTTTCTCCCTGAACGTGCTGGGCATGGGATTTGACACGGCCCAAATGGAAAAAGCCGATGTAGTGCATCTGCACTGGATAGGCGGCAGAACCGTGGATTTCTCGCAGCTGCGCCATATCCGCCGCCCACTGGTTTATACCCTGCACGACATGTTTGCCTGCACCGCGGGATGCCACTGCACCATGGACTGCGGCCTGTTCCAAAACGAATGCCGCGGCAACTGTCCCCAGCTTGGCGCTCCACGCCTCTTCCGCAACCTTCCAGCGTGGCTGTTTTCCCGCAAACGCCGCGCCTTCGGCCGCATCCCGTCCCTCACCCTCGTAACTCCCTCCCTCTGGTTGAAAAGGGAAGTGGAAAAAAGCCGCATGTTCCCTGGAAGAAAAATCGTACAGATTTATAATCCTGTGGACACGGACCTTTTCCGTCCGGCGGAAGACCGGAATGCCGTCCGGGCGTCCCTGGGCATCCCGCCCGGGGCGTTCGTCATCGCCTGCGGCGCAACCGGCCTGTTCAATCCGGTCAAAGGCGGCCATTTCATTCCTCTGGTGCTGGAGGAACTATACCGGCGCGGGCACCGGAACCTTCATCTCCTGCTCTTCGGCAACCAGGAAAAAAATGTGGACTACCCTTTCCCCAGCACAAACGCCGGATTCATTACGGATATGAACAGGCTGGCCGGGCTTTACAGCGCGGCGGACATTTTCCTGAACCCCACGCTTCAGGATGTCCTTTCCAACGTAGCTCTGGAATCCATGGCCTGCAAGACCCCTTCCGTTACCTTCCGGACGGGAGGAGTTCCGGAAGCGGTTCTGGACGGAAAGACGGGGCTGGTCGCTCCGCAGGGAGACCTGAACCAAATGGCCGCCCATTGCGAGCGGCTCATCCTGGACGGACAACTCCTGCGGACTCTGGCGGAGGAAGGCCGCCGCCACGCGGAACAAACATTCTCCTACCCCGTCATTGCCGCACAACACGCCGCCCTGTATGAGGAAACGCTCCGGGAACGCCGTTACAAAGAGTGA
- a CDS encoding glycosyltransferase family 10 domain-containing protein, which produces MKTLKISFLQSTPDFGREGMLQLLKSRYHVVEDDSDFDYLVATPWFYVNREAFYDFLERAPGHITVMYGCHEAIAPDFMLFDYYIGLDTVPGSDRTVKLPYLRHHLQEVHGGKEGLDAHALLASKTGFCNFIYANRKSHPNRDAMFHKLSAFRFVNSLGPHLNNTPGDGHRAEDWYGSSISMKKPYKFSIAFENAWYPGYTSEKIVTSMLAGTIPIYWGNPDISREFNSASFINCHDFPTLDDAVAYVKKVDEDDSLWCEIMSRPWKTPEQEARFLEETERETTKLYKIFDQSPEEARRKGDGTWVSYYQRFLKRGHRMQLAWRRLKNRLRR; this is translated from the coding sequence ATGAAAACGCTCAAAATCTCCTTTTTACAGTCCACTCCGGATTTCGGCAGGGAAGGAATGCTCCAGCTTCTGAAAAGCCGGTATCATGTGGTGGAAGACGACTCCGATTTCGATTACCTGGTCGCCACCCCCTGGTTTTACGTCAACCGGGAAGCTTTTTACGATTTTCTGGAACGGGCCCCCGGCCATATCACCGTCATGTATGGCTGTCATGAAGCCATTGCGCCGGATTTCATGCTGTTTGACTATTACATCGGGCTCGATACGGTGCCCGGAAGCGACCGTACTGTCAAACTTCCCTACCTTCGCCACCATTTGCAGGAAGTGCACGGCGGTAAGGAAGGCCTGGATGCCCATGCTCTCCTGGCCTCCAAAACGGGTTTCTGCAACTTTATTTACGCCAACCGCAAATCCCATCCCAACCGGGATGCCATGTTCCACAAGCTCTCCGCTTTCCGGTTCGTCAATTCTCTGGGGCCCCACCTTAACAATACGCCGGGGGACGGCCACCGGGCGGAAGACTGGTACGGCTCCTCCATCAGCATGAAAAAGCCGTACAAATTCTCCATTGCCTTTGAAAACGCATGGTATCCGGGCTACACCAGCGAGAAAATCGTTACCAGCATGCTTGCGGGCACCATTCCCATTTACTGGGGAAATCCGGACATCAGCCGGGAATTCAATTCCGCCTCATTCATCAACTGCCACGACTTCCCAACCCTGGACGATGCCGTGGCCTATGTGAAAAAAGTGGACGAAGACGACAGCCTGTGGTGTGAAATCATGTCGCGTCCCTGGAAAACCCCGGAACAGGAAGCCCGCTTTCTGGAAGAGACGGAAAGGGAAACGACCAAACTTTACAAAATATTCGACCAATCACCGGAAGAAGCGCGCCGCAAAGGTGACGGAACATGGGTATCCTACTACCAGCGCTTCTTAAAACGCGGCCACAGGATGCAGCTGGCATGGCGGCGGCTGAAAAACCGCCTGCGCCGCTGA
- a CDS encoding acyltransferase family protein, whose amino-acid sequence MSKCFSETFCSPSLHQAGGAIHGTYFPHIDGLRTFAVLAVVLYHLQEGICPGGYTGVDIFFVISGYLIGGGLMRGLKEGTFFLTSFYLRRIRRIMPAYFCLIAVVLAFGCVVLDCDDLRTLGRTVRSSALFITNIYFSRTTGDYFSPAAEENPLLNLWSLSVEEQFYLMIPLTLWLLWKFREKAVKPVLWGVLGLSFFAAVCHMEHLEHNKAFYLLYCRAWELLAGCLLALAPAAEQNRGAGWLRTAGWAGILLPFVCYTPSTPFPGYTAIPSIAGAALLIRYGNHGWSGRILRHPLSTSIGKISYSLYLWHWPVIVYWTYICFDECAPWDYAGMFLLSLLLGFLSWKFVETPFRTTVSWQNPQKAFLATATGCLMLGLAGEWLKWTDGARDYWHVAANNMEFPEYWKGPAFPPSFGITPPDRAVVEKGNAIQRHHPELGDVTDYPFVLLGKTGQAPSFLLMGDSHAMASSPGFDEAARLLQRSGLFYRARLCPLSGISGSGDASSLTLLRLMYPHWEHNMELILDWLENTPQIKTVFIHNRWIELVNNRRDARLKQLVADGLRHTCARLRKAGKETVLLGPVPEWTFGPRKLMRRNALLNAKRTDRLLDGDFIARQRPVFSLLEHMESTGLCRFIPLHGAFHKNGRWLAEDGGQLMYCDDNHLSPYGAKKMVGDFIGQFFPGMERTAAN is encoded by the coding sequence ATGAGCAAATGCTTTTCTGAAACCTTTTGTTCACCTTCTCTACATCAAGCCGGAGGCGCCATCCACGGAACCTATTTCCCGCACATTGACGGCTTGCGCACCTTTGCCGTGCTGGCCGTCGTCCTGTACCATTTGCAGGAAGGAATCTGCCCGGGGGGCTATACAGGCGTGGACATCTTCTTTGTCATCTCCGGATATCTGATTGGCGGAGGCCTTATGCGCGGCCTGAAGGAGGGGACCTTCTTCCTGACCTCCTTTTACCTCCGGAGAATCAGGCGCATCATGCCCGCCTATTTCTGTCTGATTGCGGTTGTGCTGGCCTTCGGCTGCGTCGTGCTGGACTGCGATGACCTGCGGACTCTGGGCCGGACGGTAAGATCCAGCGCCCTTTTCATCACCAACATTTATTTCAGCAGAACCACAGGGGATTACTTCAGCCCGGCGGCGGAAGAAAACCCTTTGCTGAACCTGTGGTCCCTGAGCGTGGAAGAGCAATTTTACCTCATGATTCCACTCACCCTGTGGCTGCTCTGGAAATTCAGGGAAAAAGCCGTCAAGCCCGTTCTATGGGGGGTGCTGGGCCTCTCCTTCTTCGCCGCCGTCTGCCACATGGAGCATCTGGAACATAACAAGGCCTTCTACCTGCTTTACTGCCGCGCCTGGGAACTTCTGGCCGGCTGCCTTCTGGCCCTCGCCCCCGCCGCGGAACAAAACCGGGGCGCCGGATGGCTGCGGACGGCGGGATGGGCCGGCATCCTGCTCCCATTTGTCTGCTATACTCCTTCCACTCCTTTTCCCGGATACACAGCCATCCCTTCCATCGCGGGGGCGGCTTTGCTTATCCGTTACGGGAACCATGGCTGGTCCGGGCGTATCCTCAGACACCCGCTCAGCACAAGCATCGGCAAAATCTCCTACTCCCTGTACCTGTGGCATTGGCCGGTTATCGTGTACTGGACGTACATCTGCTTCGACGAATGCGCTCCCTGGGATTATGCGGGAATGTTCCTTCTCTCTCTTCTTCTGGGTTTCCTCTCCTGGAAATTCGTGGAAACTCCCTTCAGAACGACCGTCTCATGGCAAAATCCCCAAAAAGCGTTTCTGGCCACGGCAACGGGGTGCCTCATGCTGGGACTTGCCGGTGAATGGCTCAAATGGACGGACGGCGCGCGGGATTACTGGCATGTAGCGGCCAACAACATGGAATTCCCTGAATACTGGAAAGGGCCGGCCTTCCCTCCCTCCTTCGGCATCACGCCTCCTGACCGGGCGGTGGTGGAAAAGGGGAACGCCATCCAGCGCCATCATCCGGAGCTGGGGGATGTGACGGATTACCCCTTTGTCCTGCTGGGAAAAACCGGGCAGGCCCCTTCCTTCCTGCTTATGGGGGACAGTCACGCCATGGCCAGTTCCCCCGGGTTTGACGAGGCCGCCCGGCTTCTTCAGCGTTCGGGCCTGTTCTACCGCGCGCGCCTGTGTCCGCTGAGCGGCATTTCCGGCTCCGGAGACGCCTCTTCCCTAACGCTCCTGCGCCTGATGTACCCCCATTGGGAACACAATATGGAACTCATCCTGGACTGGCTGGAAAATACCCCTCAGATCAAGACCGTATTCATCCACAACCGCTGGATTGAACTGGTCAACAACCGCCGGGACGCGCGCCTGAAACAACTGGTTGCAGACGGCCTGCGCCACACCTGCGCGCGCCTCCGGAAAGCCGGCAAGGAAACTGTGCTGCTGGGCCCCGTTCCCGAATGGACTTTCGGTCCGCGCAAGCTTATGCGCCGCAATGCCCTGCTGAACGCCAAACGGACAGACCGCCTGCTGGACGGCGACTTCATCGCGCGGCAGCGTCCGGTATTCTCCCTGCTGGAGCACATGGAATCCACAGGCCTGTGCCGCTTCATTCCCCTCCACGGCGCCTTCCATAAAAACGGGCGGTGGCTGGCGGAAGACGGCGGC